The nucleotide window AGCTCGGAGTCCACGAGCACTCCGCGCGACCACCGTGCCGTCTCGCTGAAATGAAATTCGCGGGATTCGAATTCGCCGTTGGCCGAGACTTCGGGGAACTGCCGCTCGTAGCGGTGCATCAGGTCGTGCACCGTGCCCAAGGCCGGTATCTGCGCGCGAAACGAATAGCGATCGTGATTGGGACAGATCCAGAGATCACATCCCTCCCGCTGAAGCGCCTTCACGTTCGAGTCGAGATGCGCGAGCGTCTTTCGCCATGCGGCAACAGGGAGGCGCGTCATGTGAGCGATGCGATTCAGCGCGCGATTCCACGCCGTATCGCGCAGCCGCATGATGGACATGCGCTCCGGCAGCACACCTTCCCACAGCGGATCGGCGATGGCCGCCGACAACGCGTACTCCTGCGGAAGCGCCATCGCCGCGTCCACGATTGCCTGCGAATATTGCAGCACTCCTCCCCCCGGCCCGGCGGAGAGCAGCACCCCGATCCTCTTCATCCGCGCGCCACGAAGCAGGCGCCCCAGGTCGTGAAGTCGGGTGGGCCATCCGACATCCATCCGCGCGAGTCAATCAGCTTCATGCCTGCCGTTGCGAGGGCAAGCTCGATCTCCGGAGTGAAGAGGTACCGCATGCTGTGCGTCTCTCGCAGCGTCTCGCTCACGCCGGTATTTCGATCGGTCACGACCATCGTGTAGTTCACGTCCACTACGTTCGACCCGGGATGCACCACCGGCTCGGCGACGCGCCTCACCTCGGTGGACTGGTCGGAGAGATACTTCTCGGTCGTGGCGGGCCACTGGCGCAAAACTGCCGGGCCGTACCAGCAATCGAACACGAACACGCCGCCGGGAGCGAGATGTTCGCGCGCCGTCGCGAATGCAGCAGCGAGATCCTCATTCGACGTTTGATAGCTCATCACGTGGAACAGCGATATCACCGCGTTGAACCGCCGGCCAAGCCGCACAGTTCGCGCATCTCCGCGGGCGAAAGAAAGACGCGCCGCCACGCCTGCCTGGAGCGACCGCCGGCGCGACTCGGCGCCATCAAGCATGCCCTCGCTCATGTCCACGCCGGTGACCTCGTACGACTGATCGGCGAGCTCGGCGGCGTGGGCGCCCGTCCCGCATCCAAGTTCGAGAACGGATCGCGCCGATGGCGCGTGAGTCTCGACGAGGCCGGCGACATAGCGGGCCTCAGCCGCGTAATCCTTGTCGCGGTAGAGAAGGTCGTAGTATCGCGAGTAGCCCGCGAAGACTGTCAAGCGAAGACCTCGTGCACGGCGGTGGACACTCTCTCCATCTGCTCGTCGGTGAGCGCGAGGCCGCTCGGCAGATAGAATCCACGCCGCGCGATTCGCTCCGCGTGCGGATACTTCTCTCCGGCGAAGAGCCCCATCTTCCGATAGACCGGCTGCTCGTGCATCGGCCAGAAGAACGGCCGCGTGCCGATACCGCGCTCACCGAGCCGGCGCATGGCTTCGTCGGCGTCGAACGGCGCATCGTCGGAGATCACGAGCCCGTACACCCAGTTGATGTTGGTCGCGTAATCGGTCGAGGCGACGGGCAGCTGGAGCGCGCGAATGTCCGCGAGCAGCTCGGTATAGCGCTCGAAGATGTGGCGCTTGCGCGGGATGAACTCGTCGAGCCGCTCGAGCTGAGCCAGGCCAACGGCCGCCTGCATGTTCGTCATCCGGAAGTTCCAACCGAGCTCGTCGTGCACGAACCGCCGCGGCGCTTTCATCGCCAGGTTGCGCAGTCCCCTGCACCGCTCTGCCAGAGCGTCGTCGTCGGTGACGATCATTCCGCCTTCGCCGGTGGTGACGTGCTTGTTGGGATAGAAGCTGAAGGTAGAGATGGTTCCGAGCGATCCGCAGGGACGACCGCGGTACGTCTGCCCGATCATCTCCGCGGCGTCCTCGATGACCTGGAGGCCGTGGCGCGCTGCGATTTCGAGGAGCGGATCCATGTCCACCGGGAGGCCGTAGATGTGCACCGGCATGATTGCGCGCGTGCGTTCCGTGATCCGCGCTTCGATCGCCGAAACGTCCATGTTCCATGTTGCCGGGTCGCAGTCCACGAGCACCGGAGTGGCGCCGAGGCGGGAGACGGCCGACGCACAGGAAATGATCGTGAAGGTGGGCATGATCACTTCGTCGCCCAGGCCCAGACCGAGGGCCGCCGCGGCGGCTTCCAGTGCCGCCGTCCCGTTGCAGACTGCAATGCCGTGACGCCGTCCGACGCGCCCGGCAAAGCGCTCCTCGAACTGACGAATGAACGGGCCTTCGGAGGATATCCAGCCCGTGTCAATGCATTCGCTGAGGTACTTTTTTTCGTTTCCGTCGAGGACCGGCTCGTTAACCGGTATAAAGCGGGGCATATCTCTGTAAGATACAACGCTGCGCCTATTTACCGCGACAGCGGGACCCCGCCAAAACCGTCGGCGCGATCTCGACGATGTCATAGAACTCGTCGCTCGTCGCCCGAGGAAAGGACGCCACCCGCACGCCCCTCTGGCGCAGCCGTTCCCGCTCGGCGGCGGTCCACCGGAAGACGGTGCCCGGATAGGCGGGGTGCGCCTCGCCCTGGGGCTTCCACGGCATCTCGGTGTTGCCAAGTGCGAGCAGCACGGGCTGGCCGTTGGCGCAGGCCACGCTGTCAGCGACGTCTATCAGTCGCCCGAGAGTCAGATCCTGCTGCCGGCGCTGGCCGCGGTCGAAATAGACCCGATAGTGGAACTCACCCTGCCGAGGCATGTACACGCGGTTCGGCACGTAATAGGGCATGGACTCCATGAGGTAATCGGGCTCCGAGGCCAGAATGGCGTCGCGAAACCGGGGGTTGGCCTCGATGAACTCGCCGTACGCCTTGCTGCCCGATACCGGCTTGGTGAAGTAACGATGCGCCATGACTGGGAGCGCGGCGGACTGCACGACGAACAGCGGAAGCAGTCCGAATGCCATCCGCCGACTGTCGCCGGCAGTCGACCGCCCCGGATTGCCCGCCACGGCGATCCAGCAGATGGAAAAGAGAAGGAATGCGATCATCCCCTCGTGTCTCAGGCCGCCGGAATAGACATGACGAAACAACACCTCGAAGCCGAGGATGGTGACGATCATCGCGGCCAGGCACGCGCGGTTGCGGCGGAGTGACCACGCCACGCTCAGGAGACAGATGTCCACGATCACGCGGGATGCCAGATCCCGGTCTATGTGGAGAAGGCGCCACGGGAGCTCACCCGCCGCTGCGACGTTGGCCCCCGTTACACCGCTTAGTGCCCATCCGGGGTCCGTGAGAATGGTTCGCACGATTCCCCCCGCACTCAGCTGCCCGGGCCAGAATGCCCACGCCATGTCGGGGGTCGGTCTCGCGCTCCAGAGAGCCAGCCCTGCACCAGAGAGTGACAACGCGATCGCCATGACGCCGCGCCACTCGAGTCGGCCCTGCTCGCGATCGAGAAGGTCACTCAGCCAGATGAAGACGAAAACGAGCGCGCCGAATGCGGCATGCACGCTCGTATTCGCCATGAGGGCGAGCACCATGCCGAGCATGAGGGGACGCTGCCGCCTCAACGGGAACACGATGCAGGCGACGATCATCAGCAGCACGCCGATGCCGTAGTTCCGCGCCACCACGCTCAGCTCGTAACCGAGGAATGCGCCGAACACCGCGAGCATCCGCAGCCAGACAGGAAACGGCGCGAAGCGGAGGATCAGGTATGCGGTCACCGTAGCGATGACGAGCGCCGCAACCGGAAGGACGAGATGCGAATGCGTCGCCGCGTATCCGATGCGCAGAATGGCGTACCACAGTATCGGGTGACCTTCGTGATGGAGCTCCGCGACGAGCTGGCCCCACGACGCCGTCCGTGTCGCGACGGAGAACGCGCGCACCTCGTCCCGCCACATCTCGTGACGGATCGCCAGGACGGAGATGAGCGCCACGTACGCGGCGAGCGATCCCCACAGCTGGCGGGGCGTGATTCCGCGCGCCGCGGTCCCCTCGCGCCCGGACGCCGGCACTACGAAGACGGACACTCCAGCTTGCGGCCATCGGGATCGAACAGCCGGTCGCGCGTGAACCCGGCGCGATGCAGGCGATAGCGGACCGACGTCGCCAATACGCCGACGCCGTAAACTACTGACCGCCTGAAGTTGATGGACGACGCCTCGGCGAAATACTTCGTCGGACAGGCGATCTCGCCGATGCTGAAGCCGAACATCGCCGCCTGGGCGAGAATCTGGTTATCGAACAGAAAATCGTCCGAGCACTCGTTCAGCGGCAGCGTCTCGAGAACCTGGCGCGTGAAGGTGCGATAGCCGGTGTGAAATTCCGAGAGCTTGATGCCAAGGAAGATGTTCTCAACCGCCGTCAGAAAGCGATTCGCCACGTACTTGTAAAGCGGCA belongs to Gemmatimonadaceae bacterium and includes:
- a CDS encoding class I SAM-dependent methyltransferase, which produces MTVFAGYSRYYDLLYRDKDYAAEARYVAGLVETHAPSARSVLELGCGTGAHAAELADQSYEVTGVDMSEGMLDGAESRRRSLQAGVAARLSFARGDARTVRLGRRFNAVISLFHVMSYQTSNEDLAAAFATAREHLAPGGVFVFDCWYGPAVLRQWPATTEKYLSDQSTEVRRVAEPVVHPGSNVVDVNYTMVVTDRNTGVSETLRETHSMRYLFTPEIELALATAGMKLIDSRGWMSDGPPDFTTWGACFVARG
- a CDS encoding DegT/DnrJ/EryC1/StrS family aminotransferase, which encodes MPRFIPVNEPVLDGNEKKYLSECIDTGWISSEGPFIRQFEERFAGRVGRRHGIAVCNGTAALEAAAAALGLGLGDEVIMPTFTIISCASAVSRLGATPVLVDCDPATWNMDVSAIEARITERTRAIMPVHIYGLPVDMDPLLEIAARHGLQVIEDAAEMIGQTYRGRPCGSLGTISTFSFYPNKHVTTGEGGMIVTDDDALAERCRGLRNLAMKAPRRFVHDELGWNFRMTNMQAAVGLAQLERLDEFIPRKRHIFERYTELLADIRALQLPVASTDYATNINWVYGLVISDDAPFDADEAMRRLGERGIGTRPFFWPMHEQPVYRKMGLFAGEKYPHAERIARRGFYLPSGLALTDEQMERVSTAVHEVFA
- a CDS encoding glycosyltransferase family 2 protein, which codes for MINGKRVVVVLPAYNAGRTLERTISEIPAGVVDDLLLVDDASGDDTVAVAERLGVPYVVHPENRGYGGNQKTCYTEALRRGADIVIMLHPDYQYSPNLIGPMASLAASGEFDVVLGSRILGRGAREGGMPLYKYVANRFLTAVENIFLGIKLSEFHTGYRTFTRQVLETLPLNECSDDFLFDNQILAQAAMFGFSIGEIACPTKYFAEASSINFRRSVVYGVGVLATSVRYRLHRAGFTRDRLFDPDGRKLECPSS